One region of Salvia miltiorrhiza cultivar Shanhuang (shh) chromosome 3, IMPLAD_Smil_shh, whole genome shotgun sequence genomic DNA includes:
- the LOC131015761 gene encoding uncharacterized protein LOC131015761: MEGAPRGRGRGRGRGRGRGRGFVPEEPIPQVAPNRTAEEKFRKEKPPTFDGLGEPADAEKWVRAIERIFNYIRCDDEDKVACATYQLVDEADFWWESVRRTMTDEQWENFTWEEFKAELYEKYIPGCYRQKKQNEFWNLRQKTGTVTEYDRAFNQLSRYAPTLVDSDEKRAEKFRNGLHHEIAISLASQGGLTYAQTLSRALTIESLLPREKGKSPEQFGFVPSQDGSKGKRKWNEGTGGNIGNGKKPWTANQNQNQHQNPQPQAIVQTPCPKCQKLHPGECLKGMNVCYNCGEAGHYVSTCPKKGGGAPQQQNPGNQQRQNQGPRGNQNQPRYARAYALNQHRAAGDHGNLAG; this comes from the coding sequence ATGGAAGGTGCACCAAGAGGACGTGGTAGAGGGCGCGGACGTGGCCGTGGGCGCGGTAGGGGATTTGTACCCGAAGAGCCTATTCcacaagtagcaccaaatcgCACAGCCGAGGAAAAGTTTCGcaaggaaaaacctccaacgtttgatggaTTGGGCGAACCTGCGGATGCCGAGAAATGGGTTAGGGCAATAGAACGGATCTTCAACTACATCCGTTGTGACGATGAGGATAAAGTGGCATGCGCAACTTATCAGTTGGTGGACgaagctgacttttggtgggagtcAGTGAGGCGGACTATGACTGACGAACAGTGGGAGAATTTCACATGGGAAGAATTCAAGGCTGAATTGTATGAGAAGTATATACCAGGATGTTACCGACAAAAGAAACAGAACGAGTTTTGGAATTTGAGACAGAAAACGGGAACTGTGACCGAGTATGATAGAGccttcaatcagctatcaagatatgctccgacgTTGGTGGACAGCGATGAGAAACGCGCAGAGAAGTTCAGAAACGGACTGCATCACGAGATAGCGATTTCCCTAGCAAGTCAAGGGGGTCTCACCTACGCGCAGACATTGAGTAGAGCCCTCACTATTGAGTCATTGTTGccaagggagaaaggaaaaTCCCCCGAACAGTTTGGATTTGTACCATCTCAAGATGGTAGTaagggaaagagaaaatggaatgaagggaCTGGTGGAAACattggaaatgggaagaaaccatggaCGGCAAATCAAAATCAGAATCAACATCAGAACCCACAACCTCAAGCAATAGTTCAAACTCCTTGCCCAAAATGTCAAAAACTCCATCCGGGAGAATGTCTGAAAGGAATGAACGTCTGCTATAACTGCGGAGAGGCCGGGCATTATGTCTCGACATGCCCAAAGAAGGGAGGAGGAGCACCCCAACAACAAAATCCTGGAAACCAACAACGACAAAACCAAGGTCCTAGAGGAAATCAGAACCAACCACGATacgctagggcctatgcccttaaccaacACCGAGCAGCAGGAGATCacggaaacctggcag